A stretch of DNA from Thermanaerosceptrum fracticalcis:
TACTCTCAAGGCCAATTATTACTAGAAGCCTTGCCCCACTATGAAGAAAAATTTACGGACCTTGTCAAAACCCTGGAGGAGGTCAGCTCATGTTGAAAGAACTGGTAGTCATCAGCGGCAAAGGGGGTACGGGCAAAACCAGCATTGTTGCCTCCTTGGCAAGTCTCTTGTACAATAAGATGATAGCCGACTGTGATGTTGATGCAGCCGATTTACACCTGGTGCTGCAACCCCAAATACTAGAGAAGCACGAGTTTTGGAGTGGCAAGACCGCTTTTATCAATAAGGATAAATGCCTTGAGTGCGGGCAATGCCTTGAATTATGCCGCTTTGCCGCCATTAATGAAAATTTTGTGGTAGACAAAGTCTCCTGTGAAGGGTGCGGGGTCTGCGTCTATTTCTGCCCGGCAAAAGCTATCAATTTTAAAGAGAACCTGGCGGGCCACTGGTATATCTCCCAGACACCCTACGGCACCATGGTCCACGCTAAATTGGGTATTGCCGAAGAGAATTCAGGTAAACTCGTAGCCCTGGTTAAAAACCAAGTCAAGAAATTGGCCTTAGAAGAAAAAAAGGAGTTTATTCTCGTAGATGGCCCCCCTGGCATTGGCTGCCCTGTCATCGCCTCTATTTCCGGGGCCAACCTGGTTTTGGCAGTCACCGAACCAACTATTTCGGGAATTCATGACCTGGAAAGGGTAGTGGCTTTGACTAAGCATTTTAAGATTAACACCGCTGTCTGTATTAACAAAGCAGATATTAACCCCGAAGTAACAAAGAAAATTTTGCTTGAGTGCAGAGAAGAGGGCCTAGAAGTGCTAGGAATAATCCCCTATGACAATGCCGTTACAAAAGCCCAGGTTGAAGGGGTAAATGTCGTGGAGTTTTCCCCCACAAGTCCTGCGGTAAAAGAAATTAAGACCATGGCGGAAAAAATAAAAACCTTCCTAAAGACGGAAGAAAAAACATTATGAAAATGCTATGAAGGAGAGGATTAAAAATGATAATTGCCTTACCTGTTGCAGGTAATCAACTTTGTATGCACTTTGGTCACTGTGAATCTTTCGCCTTTTTCGATGTCGATGAAGTGCAAAAAAAAATTAAGGGCAAAAAAATGCTCACCCCCCCGCCCCATGAACCCGGTATTCTCCCCCCTTGGATAAAACAACAGGGCGCAGATGTAGTCATAACAGGGGGGATGGGGGCCCGGGCCCAGAGCCTGTTTCAAGCAGCAGGAGTACAGATTATTACCGGTGCTCAGCCAGGAAACCCTGAAGACATTGTTATGAGTTATCTTAACAATTCACTACAAACAGGTCCTAATGCTTGTGACCATTAAAAAATAAAAGAGGGGCGCGCGACTTTACCGCCCCTCTTCTAATTGACCTCTTTTAGAAAAAAATATTTTCCATCCTTAAATACCCGATTCAGCGAGGCCTGGCATCCAAATACATACTCCACAATAAATTCATGACAAATTCATTTCCCTTATCAATAGCCAGAATAGCCTGCAAGAGAGCGATTGTCTCAGAATTTTTTTCTTTAGAAAAGTCTTCTTTAATCACCTTTAGCAAATAATCATTTTGTTCCAGATAAGAGGCCTCGAAAAATTTTTTTAGTCTTTCTTTATTTTCCCTGCTAAGATTTCTTGCATGCTTTTCAATATCCGTTTCCGGCAGGTATAAGAGGACCAGCAGAAAAACGAACAAACCCAAAACCATGCCAACTTTTATCTCGTAAGAAATAGGCAATCCCTCCTATCTCTGGGGATCTTGTGCTTCTGCCGTATATTTTACAGCAGATTGCTCTATAGTAATAATCTTATCTGATTGTTAATGTTATCACAATAACTTTTGCTAAAAATACCCTATACTATAGTACAAAAAATGAGGCAACCAGTACCAGCATGGCACTGGTTGCCTCATTTTAATTATATGAACATCAATATTAATATTTGGAGATCGGGAAGCGGGTATCAGCAGTCGGACTAGTATAGCGGTATGGACTCTTTAGATGCCGAGGGCATATATCATACTCAAACTAAATACAGCCATAATCAGCGAAGCGATTAAACCTGTAATAAATGGTTTTAAGCCAACTTTCTTCATCTGTTCAAAGTTAGTCAACAGCCCCACACCTGACATGGCCATTACGATCAGGAATTTTGATAATTCTTTACTTTGTTCTAACAATACTGGCCAAAAACTCTGAGCAGCAAACAAGGTATCGCCAATTGTACGTAATACAGCCATAGCAATAAATCCTACTACAAACCAGGGAAATATTTTAATATAGTTCACTTTGTCCTTGGTTCCGATGTCTTGCTTCTTGGTATAGATAATCCCTAAAATGAGCACAAGAGGCGCTAAAAGTACTGTCCGGGTTAGTTTTACTACTGTGGCAATTTTCCCCGCGGCCTCACTGTAAGCGAAGCCGGCAGCTACAACTTGAGAAGTGTCATTGACTGCAACACCGGCCCAGGTACCGAACTGCATATCACTCAACAAAAGAAGTTTACCCAGTATGGGGTAAAGAAAAACGGCAATAACCCCAAAGACGGTGATAGTACCAACTGAAAATGAGACTTCCTCATCTTTCGCAGCGATGGCTGGAGATGATGCCACAATGGCAGTAGAACCGCAAATCGCTGTACCAACACCGATTAAGACTGCTAATTTCTCAGGTAACCCTAATTTCTTCCCTAAGAAGTAGGTTATGGTAAGAGCGAAGCTGATGCAGATCAAAATAATGATGAGGGCTTTACTGCCTGTAGTAATAACCGTAATAAAACTCAAACTCAATCCTAATAAAATGATAGCAATCTTAAGAATCTTCTTCTGACTGAAGTGGACACCTGCCTTAAAAATAGAAGCTAAGCCCACAGAGTTTTCGATAGCCATCCCAATTAAAATTGCTATGGTAACGCCACTTACAGGCTTTTGTCCGCCAAAGGTAATTACACTATGCAGGTACTCAGAAACATAGGCAATTATTGCCGTAAGAAGTAAACCTGGTAAAATACTACTTCGGCTCACTTAACAATCCCCCTTATCATTTTACATTAATGTTATGACATCATGATGTATGTATTTTATAATAAGTGTACGCTATGCTGCCTTATAAAGAAAATTAGAATATTTTAGTGCTGCTTATAAGCTAATATAATAAAACCTTTTTTATTAGTAAAATAATGTTTGTTTTTATAAAAGGAAACGGCATTACTTTATTGAGCAAGGTCCTTATGTAAGAAGATCGATTCTACAGTATTGAGTACGTTTGAAGTTTATAAATATTTCCGAGAAATTGAACGTATTTGGCCCTCCCTGCTCCTATGAAGAAAATATTAAAAGCCATCTCCTTGTCATAGAGGAGATGGCTTTATCTGTTTACATCCTTGGTTGACTGGGGGTGGAAATTTCAGTGAGAGCTTCTTCGGTAGCCCTGTTAAAACGATTGTTGACAGCCATATCGCCTATGGCCACAAAGCCAACCAGCTTGCCATTTTCCACCACAGGCAGGCGGCGGACCTGGACATCACCCATAAGATTCAGGGCCGATTCCACTTCCATGTCAGTTTTGCCCACTACAACATTCTGGGTCATCACTTCCCGGCACTTCACTTGTTTGGGGTCTTTACCGGCACAAACCACCCGTAATACAATATCACGGTCTGTAATGATGCCCTGCACATCCATATTCTCGGTGCAAATAGGCAGTGACCCGATATTTTTGTCTTTCATAATCTGGGCAGCATCAAAAATTGTGGTATCGGGAGAAACGGCGATGACATCTTTGGTCATAATATCTCTGAGCTTCATCATATAACCTCCTTTCCATTTCTCCCATTAGGATTTCCCTAAATACCTTTTTTTTTGCATTTAATTAAGAAAAAATGTTTAAAAAGATTTCAGGAGGAATTTTACCCCGTTTGTAAATTATCTTTGGTCAGACTCTCAGCCGCCTCAATCAATTCCTGGAGCAGTTTGTTCAACTCCTCCATGACGGGGTTAATCTGAACCAGCTTTTCCGCCTGCTCATGGGAAACGTGGCTTACTGTCCGTGTCGCTGTATCAATTGAACGAATAGCCTCCCTGATGGTGCCAATAATGGAACTGATCTCATTGGTAGCATTGCTGGTAACGTGGGACAAATTACGCACTTCATTGGCCACTACATTGAAACCCCGCCCGTATTCACCCACCCGTGCTGCTTCAATAGATGCATTTAAACCGATGAGGTTTGTCTGCTTGGCGATTTGCCTGACCGTCGTAAGTATACTTTCTGTTGCTTCCACTTTGCCGGTGGCTGTTTCCGTCACATGTTTTAATTCCTGGCTGGTAGCAGAAAGCTCCTCCGCTTCGGCAGCAATCTGCTGTATTGTACTCTGGAAATTTTGCAGGGCTACTCCCAGTCTTTTGGATAGATCCAGGAGCAGTTCCTTGCGGTGGGTATTTTCCGATACACCAATAGCCCCGATTACTTCGCCGGTCTCATTAAATAAGGGTAAACCTACGGCAATATAGGGCACACCATAGAGACTGGCATCCACTTCCACCACAACCCTTTTTCTGTTTTTCATGGCTTTATAGACTGCCGTTCCCTCGTAAACCGGGTCTCCCGCTTTTATTTTCAGATCCAGGGTTTGGGCAGGAATATAGGCCAGCCATTTGTCCCTGTCACAAATAGCCACGCCCAAATCGGCCTGGGTAAACTGGTTGATCAGGGGAGCCACTTTAAGAAGGTGGTCTAAAATGGTTAATTCATGCATGGCAAATCCTCCCTCTCACTCTCGCTTTTTCCCACAATCCAGCAATTTTCTGACAATGCCGGTCTTGTCCACACAAATTTTAAGAAACTAACTTCCCCACTATATCACTATATACTATATACTAAAACTTCGCAGCAAATTACATTAATCTTATATATTCGCGTTAAAGTGACCCATCTCCTTCTTTAATATCAGCTTAACGAAAAGAAAAGAACTACAGAATGTAAGAAAAACTTCCCTAGATAACATTTGTCAATACTTTTTACTTATCTTAATACCTTGACTTAAGCTATAATTAGAAATAAAGATTATTTTAACAGTCAGGAGGGATGTGAGGATGTTTAATTGGCTTAGAAAAATATTTCGCGGGCCTGAATTCACCTGTAAAGACTGCGGTTACATATTTTCGGAAAAAGAGGCTTCCACGATTATCCTCAATGCCGGTACTGACAGTGTCTCCTATGTTATTTGCTGCCCCAAATGTAAGAGTGACAGGAAGACAAGGAAGTAGCGCATTAGTTCGCAGTATATTAGTTGGTAGTTGGTAGTGATGCTGTTCGCAATTTAGAGTTCATAAAAATCGGTAGTCAGATGTTGTAACCAGAAACGTCATCTAAAATACAAGGAAAGGCGGAGGATATACGTGATCGTTTCCCATGTTAAGGATGTGCAAAAAATACCCATGAACGCTCCGGGTGTGCTGAATGCCATGAAGCAGGTGCTCATTGGTCCCAGGGAAGGCTGGGATGGTTATGTGATGCGTGTGATGACCCTGGAAAAACAAGGCTACTCCCCCCGGCATACACATAGCTGGCCACATATCAATTATGTTCTCAAGGGCCAGGGTACCCTTTTCATAGAAGATAAGGAATATGTACTGGAAGCCGGTTCCTTTGCCTATGTACCCGGCAATGTCCTGCACCAGTACCGCAGTACCAGTGACGAAGATTTTGTTTTCATCTGCATTGTGCCGGAGGAAGGGGATAAATGAGTTGGTAGTTGGTAGTTCGCAGTTGGCAGATTACAGTAAGTTACCAGTTATTAGTTACTAGTGTCACGAAATGCATTGTATGATTTCTATTACGGGTTAACAGAAAAAGCCTGGCTCGTGTAGCCGGGCTATGTTTTTGGGTATAAGAAATGCAAAAACAACACAAAGTAAAAACGAAGCCTCCTGGCAGGAGGTGAGGTATACTCAATGACAGGAGAAAAGTTTTCCGAAGATGTTTATAAAGAAATTGCCCATTCCATCGATATTCTTTTCTGCAATTTAAAATACAAAACTAGGGAACGCTTCCTCTTGGAAGCGTTCTCCTTGTTGTTATATGCACTTGCACTCGGCGAGTTTGCTGAAGCGGTTGTTCACATCGTCCCAGTTGATCAGGTTAAACCAGGCTTCTACAAAATCAGCCCTTCTGTTTTGATATTTAAGATAGTAGGCATGTTCCCACACATCAACGGTAAGCAAGGGAACCACACCCCATTGGGTCAGATTCTGGTGTTTCTCTGCTGTGAGAATTTCCAGTTTGTTGAATTTAGGATTCCAGCCGAGAATAGCCCAGCCGGAGCCCTCTACAGCCACTGCGGCAGCCTTAAACTGGGCTCTAAAGACAGCGAAACTTCCAAAGTCCCTGGCAATTTGCTCTGCTATAGGGCCAGCAGCTTCTCCTCCGCCATTGGGCTTCATATTTTCCCAGTACAGGGTATGAAGCAGGTGACCGGACCCATGGAAAGCCAGTTCCCTTTCCCAGTGTTTAATCAGGGCATAATCACCTTTTTCCCGGGCTTCCTGGATTTTTTCCTCCGCCTTGTTCAGGCCGTCGACATAAGCCTGGTGATGTTTGTCATGGTGTAATCTTACTGTAGCCTCATCCATGTATGGTTCTAAAGCATTATATGGATAGGGCAATTCGGGTAAAACATGTTTTGTCATAAATATTACTCCTTTCAATCATGTAATATCGTCTTTAGTAAATATTACCTGCCTATTAGTATTCGATACTAATAGCAATGTTCCTCTTATGTCAAAACAAAAAATTTTATGTTGGTGATAAACCCAGTATCTTATACTCTACCAGACTAAAGTTATATAATTTTTATTTTAGCATATTTTGGGGAGAACCTGAATTAAAAACCGCACCTGAAAGTGCGGTTTAAATTAAATAAGGAGGGATTTTATGCTTTCTTCTCCAGTTCACCGACAGCCACATTGGCTACAGTGAGTACAGGGTCCCAAACGGGACTAAAGGGAGGAGCATAACTCAAATCCAGTTCGGACAGAGCAAAAGGCGTTAATCCCAGTTGAACAGCAACAGCCAGCACGTCTATACGCTTACCTGCCCCGGCACCACCCACGATTTGCGCTCCCACTATTTTTTGACTGGCTTTCTCAATTAACAATTTTATCGTCGCCGCCTGGGAGCCTGGATAGAAATGGGCTTTGGTATAAGCCTCCACCTTGATTTCCTGAACTTCTCTCCCTAACTGCTGGGCTTCTCGCTTGCTTAACCCGGTACGACCGATTTCCAGGTCCAGGACTTTGATAATGGCCGTCCCTACAATGCCGGCAAATTCGGCCTTTCCTCCGGCAGCGTTTTCTCCGGCTACCTTACCCTGTTTATTGGCTGTGGTGCCCAAGGGTATATAGGCATCATCCTGATAAAGCAGATGATAAGCCGTGGCACAGTCCCCTGCCGCATAGATATTGGGGATATTTGTTTCCATGTACTTGTTGACTTTAATTGCTTTCTTTACACCCAGTTGAATACCGGCTTCGGCCGCTAACTCACTATTGGGCTGGATGCCAATAGCCAGGATGACTAAATCCGCGGGAATTTCACCTTTATCCGTAACCACTTTCCTAACCTGGTCCTGGCCTTCCAGGGCCAAAACTTTTTCACCTTTTCGTATCTGAACCCCTTCCTTAACCAGGTACTCTTCGACCAGGGCTGCCATATCCTCGTCAATATTGCCGAGAAGTTGGGGAGCCAGTTCAACAATGGTTATCTGTTTTTTCCAGGCGGCAAAGGCTTCAGCCATTTCCAGGCCGATATACCCTCCCCCTACAATGACAATATTCTTAACCTGCTCACTCTGCATCTGTTCTTTAATGCGTCTTGCCGAAGGAATACTCTTAACAGTAAAGACATTGTCCAGTTCCTTTCCCGGTAAAGGAGGAACAAAGGCCCTGGCCCCTGTGGCAATAACCAGTTTATCATAGTTCACTTTCTTTTCTGCGCCTTCACTGTCCACAACAATAATCTGCATTTCCGTGGGTAAAATAGACAGTACCTTATGGTTGGTAAACACTTTAATTCCCTGCCTGACAAACTGTTCCTTAGTTCTGGCTATGAGCTTCCGCTCTTCCTGCACCATACCCGCAACAAAATAGGGGAGGCCACAGCCGGCATAGGAAATGTACTCTTCATCAGTATAAACCTCGATTTCCATGCCTTGATTGGTTCTTCTTGCTTTACTGGCTGCACTCATTCCCGCCGCTACTCCGCCAATGACCACTAATTTAGTCATCCTTACACCTCCATACCCCCATTAGGTATATTTTGTTTTTATCATATTCTTTTTGCTTTCCTAAAGTCAAGGCTTAATTTAGAAAAAACTATGTTAAAAGAGCCTCGTTGTGTCATAAGAACCGTCCCCTTGGCTCGTTGCGACACGGGGACGGTTCTTACTGTCGCACATTGTTGAAAATAAAAAAGAAGCCTCTCAAAAGTTCGGCGAACTAATGAGAGGCATATAATATCTGCTTTATGTGGGCAAAATGTGGTCATACGGGATATAGGAAGAAAGAAACCCTTGATATACAAGGGTTTCTTGTTAGTTTTTACATCATGCCGCCCATTCCGCCCATGCCGGGAGGCATACCCATGCCGCCTTTATTTTCCTCAGGTTTGTCGGCCACTAAGCACTCAGTAGTTAAGAGCATAGCAGCGATGGAAGCGGCATTCTGCAGAGCGGAACGAGTAACTTTGGCAGGGTCAACGATACCGGCAGCGATCATGTCTTCATAAACACCGGTCAGCGCGTTGAAACCAATGCCTTTACCCGATGCTTTTACCTTTTCTACAACAACGGAACCTTCTACGCCGGCGTTGTAAGCAATCTGCTTCACTGGCTCTTCTAAAGCCTTCTTGATGATCTTAATACCTGTCATTTCATCGGCAATATCAGAGGTTATATTTTCAAGAGCAGGAAGAACTTGAATGAGAGCAGTTCCACCACCGGCTACAATACCTTCCTCTACAGCAGCCCGGGTAGCAGCCAGAGCATCTTCGATGCGGTGCTTCTTCTCTTTCAGTTCGGTTTCGGTAGCAGCACCAACCTGGATAATGGCTACACCGCCGGAGAGCTTAGCCAAGCGCTCTTGTAATTTTTCTCTGTCAAATTCGGAAGTAGTCTCTTCCAACTGCTTACGAATCTGAGCTACACGAGCATCGATAGCTTGTTTGGAACCACGGCCTTCTACAATTGTTGTTTCTTCTTTGCTGATCTTAACTGTAGCGGCCTGACCTAACATGTTAAGGGAAGTGTTATCAAGCTTAAGACCAAGCTCCTCGCTGATAACCTGACCACCGGTCAGGATAGCAATGTCTTCTAACATAGCCTTACGACGATCACCAAAGCCAGGAGCCTTAACGGCTACGCAGGTAAAGGTGCCGCGCAGTTTGTTGACAACAAGGGTAGCCAGAGCTTCACCTTCAACATCTTCAGCAATAATGAGGAGCTGTTTGCCAGACTGGACTACTTTTTCTAAAACAGGTAAAATCTCTTGGATGGAGGAAATCTTCTTATCAGTAATGAGAATATAAGGATCTTTGAGGACGGCTTCCATTTTATCGGTATCAGTAATCATATAAGGAGAAATGTAGCCGCGGTCAAACTGCATACCTTCTACCACTTCTAGGGTAGTACCCATGCTCTGGGACTCCTCAACAGTGATAACACCGTCATTACCAACGGTCTCCATAGCCTCGGCAATCAGATCACCGATTTCTTTATCGGCGGCAGAAATAGAGGCAACCTGGGCAATAGCAGCTTTAGACTCGATGGGTTTAGCAACGGCCTTGATTTCGTTGACTGCAGCAGCCACGGCCTTTTCAATACCCTTTTTCAGGATCATGGGGTTGGCGCCGGCAGCAACGTTCTTCAAACCTTCACGAATGATGGCCTGGGCTAAAACAGTAGCTGTGGTGGTACCGTCACCGGCCACATCGTTAGTTTTAGTAGCAACTTCTTTAACCAGCTGGGCACCCATATTTTCAAAAGGATCTTCTAATTCGATTTCCCTGGCAATAGTAACACCGTCATTGGTGATGGTGGGAGAACCAAATTTTTTATCAAGTACTACATTCCGACCTTTTGGTCCTAAAGTAATCTTAACAGCTTCTGCTAATTGGTTAACGCCTTTCTCTAAGGCTTTTCTGGCCTCTTCACCGAAAATAATTTGTTTGGCCATTTTTTTCCCTCCTTAAAAAATTAATAATATGTGCTCTGCGAAATGTTTAAGTAAATTAGATGATGGCTAAGATATCTCTTTCGTTAAGGATCATGACTTCCTGCCCGTCAATCTTGATTTCAGTACCGGCATATTTGGAGAAGATAACTTTGTCGCCTACTTTAACTTCGAGAGGTACCTTTTGGCCATTTTCTAAGGTCTTACCGGTACCAACAGCTAAAACCTCACCTTGCTGCGGCTTCTCCTTGGCAGTGTCAGGCAGGACGATGCCACTCTTAGTTTTTTCTTCTTGAGCTAAGGTTTTAATGACTACTCTGTCGCCGAGAGGCTTAATGTTCATATAAAAACCTCCTTTAATATTAGTTGATATATTGTTAGCACTCAACGTTATCGAGTGCTAATACCCATAAATAATAATAGTAAAGGCCTGATGAGATAGCAACATCGATATAGGGCAAATAATCGCTATTATCAGCCTTTTTCTTTTTGTTAAGCAGTTTTGCTCCTTATTTCTACTTCACACATTTGCTACATTTTGGTTTGTTTGGCCTGGTCTTTGCTGGAACATTAAACCAACAGTAAATATGTTTCCAGTAATTACTGGTTTTTATACATTGCAATAGGTAAAATTTTCTCGTAATGTATTAATATGAATCGATTTAGTGAGAACAAAAACAGTAAGGAGAGAAATGATTTGGATAAAAAAACTTTACGCAAAACCTTACTAAAAAGAAGAGAGTCTCTATCCTGGCTGGAAGTCCAGGGTAAGAGTCACGAAATCACCCAGCGTGTGCTCTTTTTGCCTGAATATAAAAAAGCTGAAACCATCCTTATTTATCTTGCCTATAACAAGGAACTGGACACCTCAGCCATTATGCAAACAGCCTGGCAGCAAAAAAAGAAAATAGTGGTACCTGTCTGCCAGCCCCGGGACAGGAGCCTGCTTCTCTCCGAACTGCTGGATTTTAACGAGTTAGCCCCGGGTACCTGGGGGATTCTTGAACCAAAGGCTGAATTCCTACGCCCTGTCCCCGTCCAGAATATTGATTTACTGATCATACCGTGTGTGGCTTTTGATCGCGAAGGTTACCGGCTGGGCTATGGCGGCGGTTACTTTGACCGCTTCCTGCCCGCCATAAGATCAGACTGCACGAAAGTAGGTCTGGCCTATGATTTTCAATTGCTGGATGAACTCCCCCGTGAACCACACGATACAGCAGTGGATATTATTATAACAGAAAGCAGAACATATTACGTAAAAAAGGAGAGTCCATGACTCTCCTTTTTTAATAAAAATAAGAAAGTATAACTTTCTTATTTTAGGGGTGTTAGGGAACGCAGTCCCCTAAATTAGATAAGGAGGGTAACAGCGGAGCGTCAAAGGGAACGCATGAGTTCCCTTTGAAAGAACAAAAGCACAACATTTTAATTTGAGTGTACGTGCGTGCTTTTGTTCTGTACCTATAATAGTTGAGCAGTTCGCAGGATTTTTACCAATTCTTCCTTTTCCTGTGGGTTCAGCGATAGTAACGGCAACCTCACCGCCCCGCCTTTAAACCCTAACATGTCCATGGCCAGTTTCAAACCGGCAATGCCGTAAGTGCCCGTAACAGCGTTATTAACCGGAATGAGACGGCACTGTAAATCCCTCAATTCATCAAACTTACCCTCCTGGTATAACTGGTACATCCGGACACACTCCCGGGGACAACAGTTAGCCAGGGCCATAATCCCGCCTTTAGCCCCCATGGCTAAGCCTGGGTAGAGCACATTGGCCGTGCCCACCAGCACATTGAAATCGGGACCGGTCATGTTTACGTGGAGGGCAAGCTGGGTTACGTCACCTGCGCTATCTTTAATACCGATGATATTGGGATGTTGCGAAAGTATGCCCACTAAATCCGGCGTGATAGTGACTCCCGTAAACTTGGGAACACTGTATAACATAATAGGAATATCAGAATTGTCAGCCACCGTTAGGAAATGTTTCTTTAAAACTTCTTTCGTCATCCTATCCTTATAGTAGTTGGGGGTGAGAATAAGGGCAGCATCTGCACCCAGCCGGGCACATTCATTGGTGAGCTCAATGGTCTCCCTGGTGCTTTCACAGCCGGAACCTACGATAACCAGCTTATCCTGGGCAGCCGCCTCTACCCCCGCCTTTACCAGGTCCAGTTTTTCTTGTTTGTCCAGGTAAGCGTATTCACCATTAGAACCAAAAATAACATAGCCCGCCAAACCGGTTTCATTGTATTTGGCGATATTTTCCTGAAATGCTGCAAAATCCACATCTCCGTCAGCTGTAAAAGGGGTGACCACAGGGGGAAAGGCCCCGGTTATTGGCTTTTTAGTCATATCAATCCTCCTCTTGTCTTTTCATATTTTTATCGTCTTTTCCACAACTTCTAAGTGCTCCTTCATAAGCTGCCTCGCTTATTCGCTATTACCTTCTATGATAGCCGCACTGCTTTATTCCCAATTTATCACAAAAAACACTATTGGAGAATATTTCTGTTCAAAAAAAGAGTAAGCTAACCGGAAATCCGGCGGCTTACTCTTTATGATTAATTATTCCTTTACCTTTACAATCATTTCTACTTCTACAGTGGCATCCAGGGGAAGCTCATTGACCCCGACGGCGCTGCGGGCGTGGAATCCTTTTTCGCCCATCACGGCACCTAATAATTCAGACGCTCCGTTAACAACCTTGGGCTGCATGTTAAATCCGGGGGCACTGTTAACAAAGCCAACAACTTTTACGACCTGCTCGATTTTATCCAGATCACCGATTAAGCCTTTAATGACACTGAGGCAATTTAAGGCGCATACTTTAGCTGCTTCATAACCCTGTTCCAGAGTCATTTCTGCCCCTACTTTACCCTTAAACTTTAATTCACCGTTGACTAAAGGAATTTGCCCGGAAGTGTAGATATATTCTCCCGTTTTTACTGCAGGGACATAAGCAGCTACCGGTTTTGGCGCCTCAGGAATACTGAGACCCATTTCTGCTAATTTTTTTTCTACCATAGACATAAACTTTCACCTCATTTTTAGTTGTTAGTTGCTAGTTGGTAGTGACCGGTGACCAGTGATCGATGACCAGAAAAATATTATTAAAAAACCGGACTCTGGACACTGGACTCTGGTCACTAATTCGGATGTCGGATATCAGAAGCGAAACTATTTGGCGGCATTTTCTTGGGCGCTTTGCACTAAT
This window harbors:
- the groL gene encoding chaperonin GroEL (60 kDa chaperone family; promotes refolding of misfolded polypeptides especially under stressful conditions; forms two stacked rings of heptamers to form a barrel-shaped 14mer; ends can be capped by GroES; misfolded proteins enter the barrel where they are refolded when GroES binds) yields the protein MAKQIIFGEEARKALEKGVNQLAEAVKITLGPKGRNVVLDKKFGSPTITNDGVTIAREIELEDPFENMGAQLVKEVATKTNDVAGDGTTTATVLAQAIIREGLKNVAAGANPMILKKGIEKAVAAAVNEIKAVAKPIESKAAIAQVASISAADKEIGDLIAEAMETVGNDGVITVEESQSMGTTLEVVEGMQFDRGYISPYMITDTDKMEAVLKDPYILITDKKISSIQEILPVLEKVVQSGKQLLIIAEDVEGEALATLVVNKLRGTFTCVAVKAPGFGDRRKAMLEDIAILTGGQVISEELGLKLDNTSLNMLGQAATVKISKEETTIVEGRGSKQAIDARVAQIRKQLEETTSEFDREKLQERLAKLSGGVAIIQVGAATETELKEKKHRIEDALAATRAAVEEGIVAGGGTALIQVLPALENITSDIADEMTGIKIIKKALEEPVKQIAYNAGVEGSVVVEKVKASGKGIGFNALTGVYEDMIAAGIVDPAKVTRSALQNAASIAAMLLTTECLVADKPEENKGGMGMPPGMGGMGGMM
- the groES gene encoding co-chaperone GroES, with product MNIKPLGDRVVIKTLAQEEKTKSGIVLPDTAKEKPQQGEVLAVGTGKTLENGQKVPLEVKVGDKVIFSKYAGTEIKIDGQEVMILNERDILAII
- a CDS encoding 5-formyltetrahydrofolate cyclo-ligase translates to MDKKTLRKTLLKRRESLSWLEVQGKSHEITQRVLFLPEYKKAETILIYLAYNKELDTSAIMQTAWQQKKKIVVPVCQPRDRSLLLSELLDFNELAPGTWGILEPKAEFLRPVPVQNIDLLIIPCVAFDREGYRLGYGGGYFDRFLPAIRSDCTKVGLAYDFQLLDELPREPHDTAVDIIITESRTYYVKKESP
- the dapA gene encoding 4-hydroxy-tetrahydrodipicolinate synthase; this translates as MTKKPITGAFPPVVTPFTADGDVDFAAFQENIAKYNETGLAGYVIFGSNGEYAYLDKQEKLDLVKAGVEAAAQDKLVIVGSGCESTRETIELTNECARLGADAALILTPNYYKDRMTKEVLKKHFLTVADNSDIPIMLYSVPKFTGVTITPDLVGILSQHPNIIGIKDSAGDVTQLALHVNMTGPDFNVLVGTANVLYPGLAMGAKGGIMALANCCPRECVRMYQLYQEGKFDELRDLQCRLIPVNNAVTGTYGIAGLKLAMDMLGFKGGAVRLPLLSLNPQEKEELVKILRTAQLL
- a CDS encoding RidA family protein, yielding MVEKKLAEMGLSIPEAPKPVAAYVPAVKTGEYIYTSGQIPLVNGELKFKGKVGAEMTLEQGYEAAKVCALNCLSVIKGLIGDLDKIEQVVKVVGFVNSAPGFNMQPKVVNGASELLGAVMGEKGFHARSAVGVNELPLDATVEVEMIVKVKE